A DNA window from Nitrospirota bacterium contains the following coding sequences:
- a CDS encoding response regulator: MATILIANADHRFSQTLKNVLSAYGHEIVIARTGEETVQRFDERQPAVVLLDLVLLGLSGLDALAKLKARDPRLPVVVVTGDVTADVENRAREMGVLDVLRKRLKMDVIMQAVNRALQEVGKPAKAAPASVAPAGVEPKPATILIVDDEREICDLVGEFLQRRGYRVKTAYGGEAALASVKQEPPDLVLLDIYMPDINGVEVLRRLVKNKFAGGVIMLTASQEEPLLKTALDLGAFDVLSKPVDLDQVEMAVMVKLMLNAPD, from the coding sequence ATGGCGACGATTCTGATTGCGAATGCGGATCACCGGTTTAGTCAGACGCTGAAGAACGTGTTGAGCGCCTATGGGCACGAGATCGTGATTGCGCGAACCGGCGAGGAGACGGTGCAACGCTTCGACGAGCGGCAGCCGGCCGTTGTGCTTCTGGACTTGGTGCTGCTGGGCCTGTCCGGACTCGACGCCCTGGCGAAGCTGAAAGCTCGTGATCCCCGCTTGCCGGTCGTGGTGGTGACGGGCGATGTCACCGCCGACGTCGAGAACCGCGCCCGCGAGATGGGCGTCCTCGACGTCCTGCGCAAGCGGCTCAAAATGGATGTGATCATGCAGGCCGTCAACCGCGCGTTGCAGGAAGTCGGCAAGCCGGCCAAGGCGGCTCCGGCTTCCGTGGCTCCGGCCGGCGTCGAGCCCAAGCCTGCGACGATTCTTATCGTGGACGACGAACGGGAGATTTGCGACCTCGTGGGCGAGTTCTTGCAACGGCGCGGATACCGGGTCAAGACCGCCTACGGCGGAGAGGCGGCGCTGGCGAGCGTGAAACAGGAACCGCCCGATCTCGTGCTGCTGGACATTTACATGCCGGATATCAACGGGGTGGAGGTGCTGCGGCGGCTGGTCAAGAACAAGTTTGCCGGCGGCGTCATCATGCTGACCGCCAGTCAGGAAGAGCCGCTGCTGAAGACGGCGCTGGACCTGGGCGCCTTCGACGTCCTGTCCAAGCCG